A region of Streptomyces halobius DNA encodes the following proteins:
- a CDS encoding nucleoside 2-deoxyribosyltransferase, whose product MAAEGRLLVHFNPERVSVYRFQGGELKLLKRERLALEGSRAHEVLAERVGEFCVGLTEFSDVVDNKTTRLHATGVFQQLPQPEAAALVNSLYVDTGLYFNIVGPELEQFYLETGMAACGSNDMLEGLARREFRNVVVCGSFQQSLGYIEDVIARLRESGTAVLSPPSTRVKPETVGTDFILFDYQDVLKNERDTWRHKYVHMDAFRQADAVVVCNPGGLVGNGTIFELGFMSALSKRVIFTEEPLGVSVLFPCEVGLEA is encoded by the coding sequence TTGGCGGCAGAAGGCAGGCTCCTGGTCCACTTCAACCCGGAACGCGTGAGCGTCTACCGCTTCCAGGGCGGCGAGTTGAAACTACTCAAAAGGGAGCGGCTCGCGCTCGAAGGCAGCCGCGCGCACGAGGTGCTGGCAGAAAGGGTGGGCGAGTTCTGCGTCGGGCTCACGGAGTTCAGCGACGTCGTTGACAACAAGACCACGCGCCTGCACGCCACCGGGGTCTTTCAGCAGCTCCCGCAACCGGAAGCGGCCGCACTGGTCAACAGCCTCTATGTCGACACTGGCCTCTACTTCAACATAGTCGGGCCTGAGCTGGAGCAGTTCTACCTGGAAACAGGTATGGCCGCGTGCGGGTCGAACGACATGTTGGAGGGCCTGGCCCGTCGGGAATTCCGGAATGTTGTTGTCTGCGGCAGCTTCCAGCAGTCTCTGGGGTACATCGAGGACGTCATAGCCCGTCTGCGCGAAAGCGGTACCGCGGTGCTGAGCCCTCCTTCCACGAGGGTCAAGCCGGAGACCGTGGGTACCGACTTCATCCTCTTCGACTACCAGGATGTTCTGAAGAACGAACGCGATACGTGGCGGCACAAGTACGTGCACATGGACGCGTTCAGGCAAGCCGACGCTGTTGTCGTATGCAACCCCGGCGGTCTCGTCGGAAACGGCACAATCTTCGAGCTCGGCTTCATGTCCGCGCTTTCCAAGAGGGTCATCTTCACGGAGGAGCCCCTGGGCGTTTCTGTCTTGTTCCCCTGTGAGGTCGGACTGGAAGCCTGA
- a CDS encoding AMP-binding protein — protein MRDAEPIDTVLDRLREIVASVLEVEKEGIESSALFYEELGMSSLEKVAITVAIEREFGALDAEEAAALTNLDGAASVLCERATSLRAVDLLDHLVAGHVSAGRGERISYLDPQAGEITYAALLEAARGYAGALRAAGVPEGARGLLVADDSVATVVAVLGLWWHGCVPVVISPMLTDDEVRYIAENCAAAMVHLDAAPARQRALEELFGTTPQFAGADVLAALATAEPGPARCPQDAGPPAAWSAGREALVQYTSGSTGMPKGVRHSAGAIAAMVDGIGTVLALTPEDTVLSSARMSFGYGFGNSVLCPLAAGSRVALISGTADVYSLTAALQHHQPTVLFSVPRLYAALLNTSETAAVDSVRLCVSAGENLPAPLSERIRTVFQAELLNGLGATEVLYTVVGTPPGNERPGTFGLPLPGITATIRAADGTPVADGEEGRLHIAGPTVALGYIGRPEAAAATFADGGAYTGDMVRRAPDGTFTHLCRADDLLNLGGYKVAPGEIENVIRGADGVQDCAVVGGRDADGLEQAVAYLVARPGLDTAVVRRAVNAAIRSGLAAYKRPARLEFRDELPTTSTGKLAAFKLRKAATQP, from the coding sequence GTGCGTGATGCAGAACCCATCGATACAGTCCTCGACAGGCTGCGAGAGATCGTGGCGTCTGTCCTCGAAGTCGAGAAGGAGGGCATCGAGTCCAGTGCCCTGTTCTACGAGGAACTCGGGATGAGCTCCCTGGAGAAGGTTGCGATCACGGTCGCGATCGAGCGCGAGTTCGGAGCCCTGGACGCCGAGGAAGCAGCAGCCCTCACCAACCTGGACGGCGCAGCGTCCGTACTCTGCGAGCGTGCGACAAGCCTCCGCGCGGTCGACCTGCTCGACCACCTGGTGGCGGGTCATGTCTCCGCCGGCCGGGGCGAAAGGATCAGCTACCTCGACCCTCAGGCCGGGGAGATCACCTACGCCGCCCTCCTGGAGGCGGCACGTGGGTACGCGGGGGCCCTCAGGGCGGCAGGCGTGCCTGAGGGGGCCCGCGGCCTCCTGGTAGCCGATGACTCCGTGGCGACCGTCGTCGCCGTCCTCGGCCTGTGGTGGCACGGCTGTGTCCCCGTGGTGATCAGCCCGATGCTCACGGACGACGAAGTCCGCTACATCGCCGAGAACTGTGCCGCCGCGATGGTGCACCTTGACGCAGCCCCCGCGCGGCAGCGCGCCCTGGAGGAACTGTTCGGGACGACACCCCAGTTCGCCGGCGCGGACGTCCTCGCCGCTCTGGCCACGGCCGAGCCCGGCCCCGCACGCTGCCCGCAGGACGCCGGGCCCCCGGCCGCCTGGAGTGCAGGGCGTGAGGCGCTCGTGCAGTACACCTCCGGAAGCACCGGCATGCCCAAGGGAGTCCGGCACTCGGCGGGAGCGATCGCGGCCATGGTCGACGGCATCGGCACCGTACTGGCGCTGACTCCCGAGGACACCGTGCTCTCCAGCGCCCGGATGTCCTTCGGCTACGGATTCGGCAATTCCGTCCTGTGCCCTCTGGCGGCCGGCTCCCGCGTTGCGCTCATCAGCGGCACGGCCGACGTCTACTCACTCACCGCCGCTCTGCAACACCACCAACCCACCGTGCTGTTCTCCGTCCCACGGCTGTACGCCGCGCTACTCAACACATCCGAGACGGCGGCGGTCGACTCCGTGCGGCTGTGCGTGTCGGCGGGTGAGAATCTGCCCGCTCCGCTCAGCGAGCGGATCCGCACCGTCTTCCAGGCCGAGCTGCTCAACGGTCTCGGCGCCACCGAGGTGCTCTACACAGTCGTCGGCACCCCGCCGGGAAACGAGCGTCCGGGCACCTTCGGATTACCGCTGCCCGGGATAACCGCGACCATCCGCGCTGCGGACGGCACGCCCGTCGCCGATGGGGAGGAGGGCCGACTCCACATCGCCGGCCCGACCGTCGCCCTCGGCTACATCGGCCGCCCGGAGGCCGCAGCAGCCACCTTCGCCGACGGCGGCGCCTACACCGGCGACATGGTGCGCCGTGCGCCGGACGGCACGTTCACCCATCTCTGCCGCGCCGATGACCTGCTCAACCTGGGCGGCTACAAGGTCGCGCCGGGTGAGATCGAGAACGTCATCCGCGGCGCTGATGGGGTCCAGGACTGCGCGGTGGTCGGCGGCCGCGATGCTGACGGCTTGGAGCAGGCCGTGGCGTACCTGGTGGCCCGGCCGGGACTCGACACGGCCGTGGTGCGGCGCGCGGTGAACGCCGCGATCCGCAGCGGTCTCGCCGCCTACAAGCGGCCCGCCCGTCTGGAGTTCCGCGACGAGCTCCCCACCACGTCGACCGGCAAGCTGGCCGCCTTCAAGCTGCGGAAGGCGGCTACCCAACCGTGA
- a CDS encoding beta-ketoacyl synthase N-terminal-like domain-containing protein: MTWDITGMAAVANIGASPEEIFAALCAGQESRTPLRAFDRDQYRAAYAYEIDDRPEGGGDIPRRATRWLTTVVRQAVADAGLDEDLSQVPVLVGTTMREQRSLELWWRDDAEVALEDLYFGTALRAAFGASTTYTFANACSATLYALGMATDMIEAGMADTVVVAGTDAVTESGFGMLDRVQNDIPDALCPFDASHKGMLMGEGAAAVVVQRASTGRGLVHARVRGVSMNCDAHHATAPDPDGITRAVQDAYRRAAVRAQDIDLVMLHGSGTPLNDATESSVLHRIFDGSGPGPRMTAIKAMTGHTLGGSGLLSLVMAVLAMKEGTVPPVLGLTDPIPEATGLGLVQGTPATGDLIIAQVDAFGFGGINAVAIVEAAR, translated from the coding sequence GTGACCTGGGACATTACGGGCATGGCCGCCGTCGCCAACATCGGTGCCAGCCCCGAAGAGATATTTGCCGCGCTGTGCGCGGGCCAGGAGAGCCGTACGCCTCTGCGAGCATTCGACCGCGACCAGTACAGGGCGGCATATGCCTACGAGATCGACGACCGGCCCGAGGGCGGTGGCGACATCCCGCGGCGCGCCACCCGCTGGCTCACCACCGTGGTCCGTCAGGCAGTCGCTGACGCGGGCCTGGACGAGGACCTGTCCCAGGTACCCGTGCTCGTCGGGACCACCATGCGCGAGCAGCGCAGCCTCGAACTGTGGTGGCGTGATGACGCGGAAGTCGCCCTCGAAGACCTGTACTTCGGCACCGCTCTGCGGGCGGCCTTCGGAGCGTCCACCACGTACACCTTCGCCAACGCCTGCTCCGCCACGCTGTACGCGCTCGGCATGGCCACCGACATGATCGAGGCCGGCATGGCCGACACGGTCGTCGTCGCCGGCACCGACGCCGTGACCGAGAGCGGCTTCGGCATGCTCGACCGGGTGCAGAACGACATCCCCGACGCGCTGTGCCCTTTCGACGCTTCGCACAAGGGCATGCTGATGGGTGAGGGCGCGGCAGCCGTCGTCGTCCAGCGCGCCAGCACCGGGAGAGGGCTCGTGCACGCCCGGGTGCGCGGTGTGTCCATGAACTGCGACGCCCACCACGCCACCGCGCCCGACCCCGACGGCATCACCCGCGCGGTCCAGGACGCCTACCGCAGGGCCGCGGTACGGGCGCAGGACATCGACCTGGTGATGCTGCACGGCAGCGGCACCCCCCTCAACGACGCGACGGAGTCGAGCGTCCTGCACCGCATCTTCGACGGCTCCGGACCCGGTCCGCGGATGACCGCCATCAAGGCGATGACCGGCCACACCCTGGGCGGTTCGGGACTGCTCAGCCTCGTGATGGCGGTGCTCGCCATGAAGGAAGGGACGGTACCTCCGGTCCTGGGACTCACCGACCCGATCCCCGAGGCCACGGGACTGGGCCTGGTGCAGGGCACCCCCGCAACCGGCGACCTGATCATCGCGCAAGTCGATGCCTTCGGCTTCGGAGGGATCAACGCCGTCGCGATCGTGGAGGCAGCCCGATGA
- a CDS encoding beta-ketoacyl synthase N-terminal-like domain-containing protein, with protein MSTTSTAHMRNPNVREVAVTGIGLALPGVATYGDLLGPLPGEGGFDPATGLSGRELRHKDRASRLALRAAEFALHDAGLTDADATFTGVADATAVVVSTNFGNADSICEATDTIAREGVRGLSPLGLPQTSSNVIAGWVAIRYGLRGPNLTICNGTTSGLDALAWARNLIVAGRAEAAVVVGVEPANEVATRLLGEQSTDAAVAIVLESADAAASRGARPRATIAGYARARDLAAALTSAGVTEEKSVGLWLVDEAGADACQLLAATRQIDLEAQLGPLSGALGVLQCAAAAAHLESDATTGNVLATAGGPHHDAAAALLLTP; from the coding sequence ATGAGCACGACGAGCACCGCGCACATGAGGAACCCGAACGTCCGGGAGGTCGCCGTCACGGGCATCGGGCTGGCGCTCCCAGGGGTCGCGACCTACGGCGACCTCCTCGGACCGCTGCCCGGCGAGGGCGGCTTCGACCCGGCAACCGGACTCAGCGGACGCGAGCTGCGCCACAAGGACCGCGCGTCCCGGCTCGCCCTGCGGGCCGCCGAGTTCGCCCTCCACGACGCGGGTCTGACCGACGCCGACGCCACGTTCACGGGCGTGGCCGATGCGACCGCCGTCGTGGTCAGCACCAACTTCGGCAATGCGGACAGCATCTGCGAAGCCACCGACACCATCGCCCGGGAAGGCGTCAGGGGCCTCAGCCCCTTGGGCCTGCCCCAGACCTCAAGCAACGTCATCGCCGGCTGGGTGGCCATCCGCTACGGGCTGCGCGGCCCCAACCTCACCATCTGCAACGGCACCACGAGCGGTCTGGACGCCCTCGCCTGGGCCCGCAACCTCATCGTGGCCGGGCGCGCCGAAGCAGCCGTCGTCGTCGGCGTCGAACCGGCCAACGAGGTGGCGACGAGGCTGCTCGGCGAGCAGTCAACCGACGCGGCGGTCGCGATCGTACTCGAGTCAGCGGACGCAGCCGCTTCCCGTGGCGCGCGGCCGCGCGCCACGATCGCCGGGTACGCACGGGCCCGGGACCTCGCTGCGGCGCTGACCTCCGCCGGAGTGACGGAGGAGAAGTCCGTCGGACTGTGGCTCGTCGACGAGGCGGGTGCCGACGCGTGCCAGCTGCTCGCAGCCACTCGCCAGATCGACCTGGAAGCCCAGCTGGGCCCGCTGTCCGGAGCGCTGGGCGTCCTGCAGTGCGCTGCCGCGGCTGCCCATCTGGAGAGCGACGCCACCACCGGGAACGTGCTCGCCACAGCTGGAGGCCCTCACCACGACGCGGCAGCCGCTCTGCTGCTGACCCCTTGA
- a CDS encoding thioesterase domain-containing protein yields MTTASVNIEELRALIAGALEIEPEEVTDQAHFTDELEIDSLLMLEISTRVENAYNVPENTVVISGARTLAELHAFVISKRVGETSADPVIRPKPLSAPAARLFLFHHAGGSHLLYRGWPEHFPQDWDLCLLEAPGRGQLQTLPLIDDCDRLVDYFHNAIAPLLDRPFGFFGHSLGALIAYQLTRRLHHEGSPLPTWLGVSAFGAPRVEAGTDDRPHLMSDDELRSWLRNIGGSTPQLLDNDAVWPTFAPVFRSDFKLLDTWAPPHDPEPLPVPLSVFGGRHDKLTGEDRLLSWQAFTTHFRGLERYEGDHFYVMDRRQPLAAAITAAMRSAAA; encoded by the coding sequence ATGACCACTGCGTCCGTGAACATCGAGGAGCTCCGCGCTCTGATAGCCGGAGCACTGGAGATCGAACCCGAGGAGGTCACCGACCAGGCGCACTTCACCGACGAACTCGAGATCGACTCGCTGCTGATGCTCGAGATCTCTACCCGCGTGGAGAACGCGTACAACGTCCCGGAGAACACCGTGGTCATCAGCGGTGCCAGGACCCTCGCCGAACTGCACGCCTTCGTCATCTCGAAGCGCGTCGGAGAAACGTCGGCCGACCCGGTCATCCGCCCGAAGCCGCTGAGCGCCCCAGCGGCGCGCCTGTTCCTGTTCCACCACGCCGGCGGCTCACACCTGCTCTACCGAGGCTGGCCGGAACACTTCCCCCAGGACTGGGACCTCTGCCTCCTGGAGGCCCCCGGCCGCGGCCAGCTGCAGACACTCCCGCTGATCGACGACTGCGACCGGCTGGTCGACTACTTCCACAACGCCATCGCTCCCCTGCTCGACCGGCCCTTCGGGTTCTTCGGCCACAGCCTGGGCGCCCTCATCGCCTACCAGCTCACCCGCCGACTCCACCACGAGGGGAGCCCGCTCCCCACCTGGCTGGGTGTGTCCGCCTTCGGCGCCCCGCGAGTCGAGGCCGGCACCGACGACCGCCCTCACCTGATGTCCGACGACGAACTGCGCAGCTGGCTGCGGAACATCGGCGGCAGCACACCGCAGCTCCTCGACAACGACGCCGTCTGGCCCACGTTCGCCCCTGTGTTTCGCAGCGACTTCAAACTCCTGGACACCTGGGCGCCTCCCCACGACCCCGAGCCGCTGCCCGTTCCGCTCTCGGTGTTCGGGGGCCGCCACGACAAGCTGACCGGCGAGGACCGCCTGCTCTCCTGGCAAGCGTTCACCACGCACTTCCGCGGACTCGAGAGGTACGAGGGCGACCACTTCTACGTGATGGACCGCCGGCAGCCTCTCGCTGCCGCCATCACGGCCGCGATGCGTTCCGCCGCTGCATGA
- a CDS encoding phosphotransferase enzyme family protein, whose protein sequence is MSTASHQPPTNPVAAPSTPGRTAEGAQIKAVADTLVLAYGMHPVDITRIPEGTATNNYAVVDQAGRRHFAKVYRTREHLDLERASVELSEYCADGGVATARATRTREHELIATQGPLPMSLWSYVPHTATAEGGLRGARWAAVGTAMGRLHSRLAAHPAAAPTLKPGAAVCDVATARDSYEGLILAFQSKPRLGEFEAWSLQATRERQALFGGVDRILASLPPLTVQILHGDLSGPNVLLKDDDAAAFVDFRPPTPWYLAWEIARLGCDPSSVLANGVEGWLTGYTDLTLAYRDANPKASVNDLVSSLRVGCAAVLCSTFPFSAPVKRPHIVDAALESYGRARHEADLMLLDQLPVLEEALRDALR, encoded by the coding sequence ATGTCCACCGCATCTCACCAACCCCCCACCAACCCTGTCGCCGCGCCTTCCACACCCGGCCGCACCGCGGAGGGGGCACAGATCAAGGCGGTCGCCGACACGCTCGTGCTCGCGTACGGGATGCACCCGGTAGACATCACGCGTATCCCGGAGGGCACCGCGACGAACAACTACGCCGTCGTGGACCAGGCGGGCCGGCGGCACTTCGCCAAGGTCTACCGAACTCGGGAGCACTTGGATCTGGAGCGGGCGTCGGTCGAACTGTCCGAGTACTGCGCCGACGGAGGTGTCGCGACCGCGCGGGCAACCCGCACGCGCGAGCACGAACTCATCGCGACCCAAGGCCCCCTGCCGATGTCCCTGTGGTCGTACGTGCCGCACACCGCGACCGCCGAAGGCGGCCTGAGGGGTGCACGGTGGGCAGCCGTCGGCACAGCGATGGGCCGCCTCCACAGTCGGCTCGCCGCTCACCCCGCCGCCGCACCCACCCTGAAACCTGGCGCCGCTGTGTGTGACGTGGCTACCGCACGAGACAGCTATGAGGGTCTGATTCTCGCGTTCCAGAGCAAGCCCAGGCTTGGGGAGTTCGAGGCATGGTCGCTGCAGGCGACGCGTGAACGGCAAGCTCTCTTCGGTGGCGTCGATCGCATCCTCGCTTCGCTTCCACCGCTGACGGTCCAGATCCTGCACGGCGACCTGTCCGGCCCCAACGTCTTGTTGAAGGACGACGATGCTGCCGCGTTCGTGGACTTCCGACCGCCCACACCCTGGTACCTCGCCTGGGAAATCGCCCGTCTGGGCTGTGACCCCAGCAGCGTGCTGGCCAACGGTGTGGAGGGCTGGCTCACCGGATACACCGATCTCACCCTGGCCTACCGGGACGCCAACCCCAAGGCGTCCGTGAACGACCTCGTGTCCTCGCTCCGTGTCGGCTGTGCAGCCGTGCTCTGCTCGACGTTTCCGTTCTCGGCACCAGTGAAGCGTCCGCACATCGTCGATGCCGCACTTGAGTCCTACGGCAGGGCGCGGCACGAGGCCGATCTGATGCTGCTGGACCAGCTACCTGTCTTGGAGGAGGCCCTGCGTGACGCTCTTCGCTGA
- a CDS encoding NUDIX hydrolase, with protein MKTPCDNTSVGIVITDHEGRFLMFDRATFPPGTAPAAGHIDDHGTAEDAGRAEVEEELGLTVTGLTHVTGCWRGNPCRRLPGARGTGHDWTIY; from the coding sequence ATGAAGACCCCCTGCGACAACACCTCGGTCGGCATCGTCATCACCGATCACGAGGGCCGTTTCCTGATGTTCGACCGCGCCACCTTCCCGCCCGGCACGGCACCAGCCGCCGGCCACATCGACGACCACGGGACCGCCGAGGACGCGGGCCGCGCCGAGGTCGAGGAAGAACTCGGCCTCACCGTCACCGGCCTCACCCACGTCACCGGCTGTTGGCGGGGCAACCCATGCCGCCGCCTCCCCGGCGCACGCGGCACCGGCCACGACTGGACCATCTACTAG
- a CDS encoding aminoglycoside phosphotransferase family protein, with amino-acid sequence MPRPAPEPPGVRRWSATAGRPGTHPENRFEPDALSAWGGRGAVLLHERDDDRYAMLLERAHLTTLAQAAQGEEVAAIAGSVSSRLAVPAPAGLPRLQDRAAEWEEQLRQDARDFPDALPSWTVQAATATVRELALHQPDTLIHGDLNARNILAGTREPWLAVDPKGWVGDRAYDCGTLTKSRSVVLAEQGDLARGIDRTLDAFTSAAELDRERARRWAQLSAVQAAYGGRRRGFRRGRHGAERTGLIVLVDELARILTGL; translated from the coding sequence TTGCCGCGGCCGGCGCCTGAACCGCCGGGCGTCCGGCGCTGGTCGGCCACCGCCGGACGCCCCGGCACCCATCCCGAGAATCGGTTCGAGCCGGACGCGCTCTCGGCCTGGGGCGGGCGCGGAGCGGTCCTGCTGCACGAGCGGGACGATGACCGGTACGCCATGCTCCTGGAGCGGGCGCACCTCACGACGCTGGCCCAGGCCGCGCAGGGCGAAGAGGTGGCGGCGATCGCGGGGAGCGTCAGCAGTCGCCTCGCCGTCCCCGCGCCAGCCGGACTGCCCCGGCTTCAAGACCGGGCCGCCGAGTGGGAGGAGCAACTGCGTCAGGACGCCCGGGACTTCCCCGACGCTCTGCCGTCCTGGACGGTGCAGGCCGCGACGGCGACGGTTCGCGAGCTCGCGCTCCACCAGCCGGACACCCTCATCCACGGCGACCTGAACGCGCGGAACATCCTGGCGGGTACCCGAGAGCCCTGGTTGGCCGTCGACCCGAAGGGCTGGGTGGGTGACCGGGCGTACGACTGCGGCACGCTGACCAAGTCCCGGTCGGTCGTCCTCGCCGAGCAGGGGGACCTGGCCAGGGGAATCGACCGCACCCTCGACGCCTTCACCAGTGCCGCCGAGCTCGATCGGGAACGCGCACGGCGGTGGGCGCAGCTCAGTGCGGTCCAGGCCGCCTACGGCGGCCGCCGACGCGGGTTTCGCCGCGGCCGTCACGGAGCCGAACGTACGGGACTCATCGTGCTCGTTGACGAGTTGGCGCGGATCCTCACCGGCCTGTGA
- a CDS encoding SGNH/GDSL hydrolase family protein, giving the protein MAAPGPSHRGRDGRGSDQEAGHSILASRIQTPSRRSATSSRWRSDCAPARRRPLTSGLRIVEGDRATTGTDYDLAFLGAGINDVWRRFQNRMPEAVDLDEYTRHFDAMLDRLGGYTRTIIVVSETPFGPVEDPGTVAAMNTELALYNDAARAAAAAHGAQFPDVWTPFTAAARHLAPAGAVAGGEDPGGLWSDGVHLTELGDTVLLQQAERLLAEHQIVNKLLDYPLLERDAALAAAGA; this is encoded by the coding sequence CTGGCGGCCCCAGGCCCAAGTCATCGGGGCCGGGACGGTCGAGGCTCTGACCAAGAAGCAGGTCACTCGATTCTGGCGTCGCGGATCCAGACCCCATCACGCCGGAGCGCCACCTCTTCGCGGTGGCGCTCCGACTGCGCCCCGGCACGGCGCCGCCCCCTCACCAGCGGCCTCCGCATCGTCGAAGGCGACCGGGCCACCACCGGCACCGACTACGACCTGGCCTTCCTCGGCGCGGGGATCAACGACGTCTGGCGCCGCTTCCAGAACCGGATGCCGGAGGCGGTCGACCTCGACGAGTACACCCGCCACTTCGACGCGATGCTCGACCGGCTCGGCGGCTACACCCGCACGATCATCGTCGTGAGCGAGACCCCGTTCGGGCCCGTCGAGGACCCCGGCACCGTGGCCGCCATGAACACCGAACTCGCCCTCTACAACGACGCCGCCCGCGCGGCCGCCGCCGCGCACGGCGCGCAGTTCCCGGACGTCTGGACGCCCTTCACCGCAGCCGCCCGGCACCTTGCCCCTGCTGGTGCCGTCGCCGGCGGCGAGGACCCGGGCGGCCTGTGGAGCGATGGGGTACACCTGACCGAGCTCGGCGACACTGTCCTGCTCCAGCAGGCCGAACGGCTCCTCGCCGAACACCAGATCGTCAACAAGCTCCTCGACTACCCGCTCCTGGAGCGCGACGCCGCGCTTGCCGCGGCCGGCGCCTGA
- a CDS encoding helix-turn-helix domain-containing protein codes for MTSPETKRTGAEREAMIDAAIRALAQGEVTLDPGEAARVIGCGERWLRDGANQRGFPHHRFGKFLRFSLQDCREIREMNAEKGRPSALAKARRRKATPRKPTGSGPATPATVRFKPAA; via the coding sequence ATGACTAGCCCCGAAACGAAGCGCACCGGTGCCGAGCGCGAGGCCATGATCGATGCGGCCATACGGGCCCTTGCGCAGGGCGAGGTGACGCTCGACCCGGGGGAAGCGGCCCGCGTCATCGGCTGCGGCGAGAGGTGGCTACGGGATGGGGCCAACCAGCGCGGCTTCCCTCACCACCGCTTCGGCAAATTTCTGCGGTTCAGCCTCCAGGACTGCCGCGAAATCCGGGAGATGAACGCCGAAAAGGGTCGGCCGTCGGCACTGGCCAAGGCCCGCCGCCGCAAGGCCACTCCACGTAAGCCCACTGGCAGCGGCCCGGCTACGCCGGCCACCGTCCGGTTCAAGCCCGCCGCGTGA
- a CDS encoding site-specific integrase, with amino-acid sequence MPYTEWRGNFCRVRWKTGRIKPNGKPEYDSQGGFTDEEVAYAYGLDRESDVRNARYISRRDGSILMSTYCPKWLKTQDVGHLRWRTIDGILRNHIVPYWGETSVGDIKASDYRAWSLHLDAQPGVGDAYAREIRLVFSMIMDDAVDDSLRAESPVKKKSRRGKYTKKPREKKQDMQIKEVHQLALNALTFWGFAGYVFFLTMPFTVMRPAELYALRREFCHPNWPASDPDLERRKEALERYGPTALPALRVQWQFQREFGKGPVKLFPPKYESHRSLSLPGFLAELHTALLATHDHEYLFPAIGGGLLANANFSYSYWQPVSRGRPASEEFERVRLGQPQLVTSRRPLPEVPATAYAGKRLYLLRHGGKEWLDEDRHSRIAVETRMGHEVAGVEGLYSHVTLTMEQEIADSLQTRWLRFVASEGEHWKVPSPTALPFDLEEWWKQQVKAAQDLDA; translated from the coding sequence ATGCCCTACACCGAGTGGCGCGGCAACTTCTGCCGCGTCCGCTGGAAGACCGGCCGCATCAAGCCGAACGGGAAGCCCGAGTACGACAGCCAGGGTGGCTTCACCGACGAGGAGGTCGCCTACGCGTACGGACTGGACCGGGAATCCGACGTTCGCAACGCGCGCTACATAAGCCGCCGCGACGGAAGCATCCTCATGTCCACCTACTGCCCCAAGTGGCTCAAGACGCAGGACGTCGGGCACCTGCGATGGCGAACGATCGACGGCATCCTGCGCAACCACATCGTGCCCTACTGGGGCGAGACCTCCGTGGGCGACATCAAGGCCTCCGACTACCGCGCATGGAGTCTCCATCTGGACGCCCAGCCCGGTGTCGGTGACGCGTACGCCAGAGAGATTCGGCTCGTGTTCAGCATGATCATGGACGATGCGGTCGATGACAGCCTACGGGCCGAATCACCGGTGAAGAAGAAGTCCCGACGCGGCAAGTACACGAAGAAGCCCCGGGAGAAGAAGCAGGACATGCAGATAAAGGAGGTGCACCAACTTGCCCTCAATGCACTTACCTTCTGGGGCTTCGCCGGTTATGTCTTTTTCCTGACGATGCCGTTCACGGTCATGCGGCCTGCCGAGCTCTACGCTCTGCGCCGCGAGTTCTGCCACCCGAACTGGCCGGCCTCAGACCCCGACCTTGAGCGGCGGAAAGAAGCCCTGGAGCGCTACGGGCCAACGGCACTGCCCGCGTTGCGCGTCCAGTGGCAGTTCCAACGCGAGTTCGGCAAGGGACCGGTGAAGCTCTTCCCGCCAAAATATGAATCCCATCGAAGTCTCTCCCTCCCCGGATTCCTTGCGGAGCTGCACACGGCGCTCCTCGCCACCCATGATCACGAGTACCTGTTCCCGGCCATTGGCGGCGGGCTACTGGCCAACGCAAACTTCAGCTACTCCTACTGGCAGCCGGTCTCGCGCGGTCGACCGGCCTCCGAGGAGTTCGAGAGGGTTCGCCTGGGCCAGCCCCAACTGGTCACCTCCCGCCGTCCCCTTCCGGAGGTCCCTGCGACCGCGTACGCCGGGAAGCGGCTGTACCTGCTTCGTCACGGCGGCAAGGAGTGGTTGGACGAAGATCGACACAGTCGCATCGCCGTGGAGACCCGCATGGGCCACGAGGTCGCCGGCGTGGAAGGTCTCTACTCGCACGTTACCCTGACCATGGAGCAGGAGATTGCCGATTCGCTGCAAACCAGGTGGCTGCGCTTCGTGGCCAGCGAGGGAGAGCACTGGAAGGTGCCATCTCCCACTGCTCTCCCATTCGATCTTGAAGAGTGGTGGAAACAGCAGGTCAAAGCCGCTCAGGACCTCGACGCTTGA
- a CDS encoding VOC family protein, translated as MLHLDIRVDDLEAAGAYAITLGATRAETQPQDDVCVFFDPASHPFCLFLHSAP; from the coding sequence ATGCTGCATCTGGACATCCGGGTCGACGACCTGGAGGCGGCAGGGGCATACGCGATCACGTTGGGGGCGACGCGGGCGGAGACCCAGCCACAGGACGACGTCTGCGTGTTCTTCGATCCGGCCAGCCACCCGTTCTGTCTCTTCCTTCATTCCGCTCCGTAG